ACCAAAGCCGGGCTAGCTCCCGGAGGCTTCTGCGGGCAAGAGCAGGCTGGTTTTGTGGGCAAGGCCCTTAGCAGGTTGCTCACGACCTGGCACGATGAGCCAGGCAGTGCACCAGGCTACTGCCCTACCACTGGAGAGGCTCTAGGAAAGGATGAAGGATGTATACCGGCGCGGGGTGGTTGCCCTACCAGCATCTTGCTGTTTTTCATAACGACAGTCGGCAAGTGGAAGTGAACTTGACCGTCGTAAAAGTCCGATGCACACAGGAGCCTCGAAATGGCGAGAACGTCCTTTTAAAGGTACTTTTCGCCCAATTCCCGCCGGAAGGCCTGGGCTGTATAGCCCGTTACTTTCTTGAAAAACTTGTGGAAGTAAGAGGGGTCCTCAAAGCCCAGGGCAAACGCTACTTCCTTGGCCGACAACGCACTGTGCGTCAGCAGGCGCTTGGCTTCCAGCGCCCGCCGCTCGTCGATGAGGACGCCGGCCGACTGGCCCACCACGGCCTGCGTGGCGGCGGTAAGCCGGCGGGGCGTGAGGGAAAGGCGCGCGGCGTAGTCGGCCACGCCGTGCAGGCGGCTGAACTCGGCGTCGAGCAGCTGGCGAAAGCGCAAAAAGGTAGCGTGGGCGGGGTCCATGGAGTTCAGTACCAGGCCAGGCTGCTGGCGCCGCAGCCGCTCGGCGCCGGCCAAAAACAACCGCAGGTAGCTGCGGAGCACTTCGGCCGTGGCAAAGTCGGGGGGCCGGGCAAACTCGGCGGCCAGCTGCCCCAGCAGGGCATCGAGGGCGGCGGCTTCGGATGGCGGCACGCGCAGCGGCTGGTAGTCGGACTGCACGGTATCAAACAACCGCAGGCAAGTCAGCGAGCTGATGCCGTCAGGGGCATTGGCCAGAAAGTCATCCGTGAACATAACCAGCACTCCTTCCGGCTCTACCTCTCCCCCGAAGTGGTGAACCTGGCCCGGCGCCAGGCAAAACAGGGTGCCCGGCGCCACCGGGTAGTCCCGGAAATCGACCGTGTGACGCCCGGCGCCCGCCCGAAACCATACCAGCTCGTAGAAGCGGTGCCGGTGCGGAAAAGTGGCTATGCCCTCGCCCTGCAACATCTCCGCTACTGACAGCACTTCGATAAGCGGCGCCGTGGGCGGGGCCGCGGGCTGAGCCTGCTGAAATGAATACAGCGGAATGGCGGAGTCCGGTTTCATACGGCCGTGAGCGTAAAGTCAGACAGTGGCAGCAGCGCAGGGCCTCGTGCGCGGGGCCACTTCAGCAGGAGTTCTGGCATCAGGGAGCGGGCAACAGTGCGCGCCCCGTAAGACTCAAACCTACTTCTTTCTGTTCAAACAGCAGCTACGCCCGCTGGTTCGGGCCCAAGCTACGCGGCGCTTTGCACTGCCTGGGCGGTTAGCTGATGGCAGTGCTTTTTGCAGCACCTGAACGGCGTGGAGCCGCACGAGCTGGCGCCTTACCGTCAAACACCTCGTCCGCCAAAAGCTTCCGACCAGCCAACCACCTCACCCAGCCTCCCGAGCACACATGAAAAAGCCCCTGACCCAACGAACGGGCCAGGAGCTTGCTATGGAGTTAAGAGGGCTTCCAGCAGGAAGCAAACGGCTTAGCGCTGGTTGCGAATGGCGAAGTTGTTGAAAGCCACCGTGCTGGCAGCGCCTTTGGCCAGCAGCCCCACCCGGATGCCCCGGTCCCAGGGTGGCAAGTAGGTGCCATCGAGGGCGAAGCTGTTGAGGATGACCGGTTGCCAGGCGCCACCGTCGGCATTGTAGGTGAAGCGGAAACGCTGGCCTCCCCAGGCTTCCAGGCGCAGGTTGAGGGTGCGGCAAGCAGACAAGTTTATTCGGGCCAAACACTGGTACTGGCCGGCTCGCACGTGCCATACTTGCAAGGAGCCATTGCCGGCCACCAGGGCCAGGGCGTTGGCTGGGTCGCCCACTACGGCCAAGCCGCCAAAGGTGTCCGGGGCCAGGGAGGGGTAGTGCAGGGCGGCGGTGGCCTTGTAGGTGGCCGTGAACGTGCGCTGGGCTACCAGGGCGCCCAGCACGCCGGTGGGGCTGGCCGTGAGCAGCAGCTGTCCGTCGCTCACGCCGGCCTCGGGCTGCTGGCCCACCGGCCACTGCCAGGTGCCGGCCAGGCCGGGCCCGCCGAACTGGTCGTCCACATTCAGTACGCTCACGTCGCGCAGGGGCGCGGCCTGGGGGCTGTTGCCTTCAAACTCGGGCCAGCCTTCCTCGTTCCAGGTAAACTCGCTCAGGATGCCCTGGCGGCCTACAAACTCGTGGCTGTCGGTGTAGTAGGCGTGGTGGAGCAGAAACCAGCGGCCCTGGTACTCGGCCACGGTGCCGTGGCCGGGGCATTTCCAGGTGGCGTTTTTCTTGAGAATGGGGTTTTGGGGGCACTTCTCCCAGGGGCCGAGCAGGCTCTGGGCGCGGGCCACGCCGGTGGCGTAGGTGCAGCACTTGCCGCAGCAGCCATTGCCGGCGTAAAACATATAAAAGTAGCCGCCATGGCGCACGATGGCCGACCCTTCCACCAGGCAGCCCTCCCACTTCTCCGTGTTGCGAAACAGCTCTACTTTCTTGCCCACCAGCTTCATCTTCTGCTCATCCAGGCGCTGGGCCCAGATGGGCGTGGGCTTCTTGTAGGCGTTGCCGTCTTCCTTCCACACCAGGTACAGCACCCCGTGCTCGTCGCGCATCGGGAAGCCGTCGATGGAGCCGTAGCGCTGGCCCACCAGCGGGCCGTGGTCGGTGTAGGGGCCTTCGGGCCGGTCGGCCGAGGCTACGCCCACGCACAGGGGGCCGTCTTTTTTGCGAGCCGTGTAGTACACGTAGGTTTTGCCGCCTTCTTCGTGGAAGATTTCCGGCGCCCAGAAGTTGGCCCCCGCCCAGCCCGGCAAGGAAGCATCGGTGGGAAAGACGTGGCTGACCAGCTCCCAATCCACCAGGTTGTCGGACTTAAACAAGGGAAACACCGCGCCCCATTCGGCCGAGGTGGCGCTGGCCCAGTACGTATCCCCGATTTTGGCAATGGTGGGGTCGGGGAAGTCGCCCGGCAGCACGATGTTGGCGTAGCTCGTCAGTGGTGCGGCAGCTACTTCCGGCGCCAGGTGAAAAGCTGAGTTGGTGGCCGTGGAGGCGGTAGAGGAGCAGTCGGTGGGGGCGGCTGCGTCGGCGGTCATCAGGGAGCGGGACCCTGCTTCTACTACTTCAAAAGACACAACAGGAGAAAGAAAAGTGAGGGAGAAAGAGTGAAAGGCGAAGCGAAAGGAAAAGGGCGCAAACGGAGTGGAGCCTGAAGCCAGATGCGTAGGAGGCCGATGGATGCACCCCCGCACCTACCCGAAGGCAAGCGGCATCAGCGAATTGAAATATTCCATGTCTTACCCAGCAGACCTCCACCCTATTCTTCTCACAGAGCACCAGCACCACCAGCTAAACCCGGAATTCAAAAATGCAATGAAAACCGTACAAACCAGCTTCCAAGCAGATAATTTCTTTGGTAGAAGCTGGTTACTCCACAAAAGCATAATTCGGGCCAAGGCAACTTTTGGGAAGATAAACTTTACCATATTTAATTATAATTTTTCGTATAGCACCTCTTAAACTTCCCCTCGAAGCTACCTGGGTGCACGAAGAACAAGTGAGCGGCTGAGCTACGCTTACCTGCCAAGTGCTCCACAAGTACTAGGCTTGAGCCTGGAAAAGGTGGTATGGAAGCGTACCCGAATTGGACGTTACTGCTGGCTGACACCTGGCCTGGGAACACCCTTACTTGTTTGGCCTGCTCCTGTCAGAAGAGGTTTGCAGTAACTGTTGCAGCGTCTAGCCATTGTAGCGCCCCTTGGCTACGCCGACCGACTGGTTGGCTAACTCTCAGGTTTACCTGCTCCGCAACGTGGGCCGGTAAGAAGCTGGTGCAGTCAAGCCCCGTCTCAAAAAATTTCTCCCGAAGCATCTTCTGTTGCGTTGGGCCCAGGCAACGGATAGCGGGTATCATCCATCTACCCGTTTCGAGCCGAATGCATAGCCCTTTCCGCGTCTTTGTCCTAAAGCTGAAAAGATTTATCATAAATTTTTCAAAGGTACCTTGCGTTACATAGTACCTTTTCCTACATTTGTCTCAGTGATTGGTTGAACTCCGGCTTCGGCCGCCGTCCTGCGCTGCTGCGGGACCCCGGCCGGAGCCCACCACCCTTCCCGCCGCCAGTTGGGCGCGGGGCAACCGGGCCCGGCGCAACTACCGTTGCGGGGCCACGGCGGCGCGGGGTGGGCGCGGCTGCCTCCGGCAGTCAGCTACCTGCCGATGATTTCCTGCCACGAGCAGCCGGTGGAACCGCGGCCACCGGTACCGGCTTCGTGCTGCCTGAATCTTCCACTTTCCCTCTTTCTCCGATGGCAACTTTCTTACTC
This region of Hymenobacter sp. YIM 151500-1 genomic DNA includes:
- a CDS encoding family 43 glycosylhydrolase; translation: MSFEVVEAGSRSLMTADAAAPTDCSSTASTATNSAFHLAPEVAAAPLTSYANIVLPGDFPDPTIAKIGDTYWASATSAEWGAVFPLFKSDNLVDWELVSHVFPTDASLPGWAGANFWAPEIFHEEGGKTYVYYTARKKDGPLCVGVASADRPEGPYTDHGPLVGQRYGSIDGFPMRDEHGVLYLVWKEDGNAYKKPTPIWAQRLDEQKMKLVGKKVELFRNTEKWEGCLVEGSAIVRHGGYFYMFYAGNGCCGKCCTYATGVARAQSLLGPWEKCPQNPILKKNATWKCPGHGTVAEYQGRWFLLHHAYYTDSHEFVGRQGILSEFTWNEEGWPEFEGNSPQAAPLRDVSVLNVDDQFGGPGLAGTWQWPVGQQPEAGVSDGQLLLTASPTGVLGALVAQRTFTATYKATAALHYPSLAPDTFGGLAVVGDPANALALVAGNGSLQVWHVRAGQYQCLARINLSACRTLNLRLEAWGGQRFRFTYNADGGAWQPVILNSFALDGTYLPPWDRGIRVGLLAKGAASTVAFNNFAIRNQR
- a CDS encoding helix-turn-helix domain-containing protein, with product MKPDSAIPLYSFQQAQPAAPPTAPLIEVLSVAEMLQGEGIATFPHRHRFYELVWFRAGAGRHTVDFRDYPVAPGTLFCLAPGQVHHFGGEVEPEGVLVMFTDDFLANAPDGISSLTCLRLFDTVQSDYQPLRVPPSEAAALDALLGQLAAEFARPPDFATAEVLRSYLRLFLAGAERLRRQQPGLVLNSMDPAHATFLRFRQLLDAEFSRLHGVADYAARLSLTPRRLTAATQAVVGQSAGVLIDERRALEAKRLLTHSALSAKEVAFALGFEDPSYFHKFFKKVTGYTAQAFRRELGEKYL